Proteins from one Camelina sativa cultivar DH55 chromosome 8, Cs, whole genome shotgun sequence genomic window:
- the LOC104706837 gene encoding cytochrome P450 71B14, which yields MSLWYIIVAFVFFASLLTGKNTKKVKKDLPPGPRRFPIIGNLHQLGSNPQRSMFKLSEKYGSLMSLKFGNVFAVVASTPETVKDVLKTFDADCCSRPYLTYAARISYNLKDLAFSPYSKYWREVRKMTVVELYTAKRVKTFQHIRQEEVASFVQFIKQSASLEKPVNLNRKLVKLSGSVICKVGFGICLKGSKLANAYEEVIQGTMEVLGSFAAADYFPVVGKLIDRITGLHNKCEKVFKALDSFFDQSIKHHLENPNIKEDIIELLLKMERGETGLGEFQLTRNHTKGILLNLLIAGVDTSGHTVTWVMTHLFTNPRVLKKAQAEVREVIKNKDNITEEDIERLEYLKMVIKETLRINPLVPLLITREASKDIKIGGYDIPKKTWIYVNIWAVHRNPNVWNDPEAFIPERFMDNEIDYKGLNFELLPFGSGRRMCPGIGMGMALVHLTLINLLYRFDWKLPEGMEIEDVDLEESYGLVCPKKVPLKIVPVLTQWS from the exons ATGAGTTTGTGGTATATCATTGTTGCATTCGTATTCTTTGCTTCTCTACTCACTGGGAAGAACacaaaaaaggtaaagaaagaTCTACCTCCCGGACCACGTAGATTTCCTATAATTGGTAACTTGCACCAATTGGGATCGAACCCTCAACGTTCCATGTTCAAATTATCTGAAAAATATGGATCGCTAATGTCCCTAAAGTTTGGAAATGTGTTTGCTGTTGTGGCGTCAACTCCAGAGACGGTGAAGgatgttttaaaaacatttgatgCAGATTGTTGTTCGCGGCCTTATCTGACTTATGCTGCAAGAATTTCATACAATCTAAAAGATCTTGCATTTTCTCCATATAGCAAATATTGGAGGGAAGTACGAAAGATGACGGTCGTTGAACTCTACACTGCGAAACGAGTAAAAACATTTCAACATATAAGACAAGAAGAAGTTGCCTCTTTTGTCCAATTCATTAAACAATCTGCTTCATTGGAGAAACCGGTCAACTTGAATCGGAAGTTAGTGAAACTTTCAGGGAGTGTGATTTGTAAAGTTGGATTTGGGATATGTCTAAAAGGAAGCAAACTTGCAAATGCTTATGAGGAAGTCATTCAAGGAACCATGGAGGTGCTAGGGAGCTTTGCAGCAGCAGATTACTTCCCAGTTGTTGGTAAACTCATTGATAGGATCACAGGGTTACACAACAAATGTGAGAAGGTTTTTAAGGCATTGGATTCATTTTTTGATCAATCTATAAAACATCACCTAGAAAATCCTAATATTAAAGAAGATATCATTGAGTTGCTCCTCAAGATGGAACGAGGAGAGACTGGACTTGGAGAATTTCAACTTACTCGAAACCACACCAAAGGAATTCTGTTG AACCTTCTTATTGCTGGAGTTGACACTTCTGGCCACACTGTGACATGGGTGATGACACATTTGTTTACAAACCCTAGAGTTCTGAAGAAAGCGCAAGCTGAGGTCAGAGAAGtgataaaaaacaaagacaatatCACAGAAGAAGATATAGAACGACTCGAGTATTTGAAAATGGTGATCAAAGAAACATTAAGGATAAACCCACTTGTGCCACTTCTAATAACAAGAGAGGCTTCAAAAGATATTAAGATCGGAGGTTATGACATTCCAAAGAAAACATGGATCTATGTCAACATATGGGCTGTTCACAGGAATCCAAACGTTTGGAATGATCCAGAAGCTTTCATCCCGGAGAGGTTTATGGATAACGAGATTGACTATAAAGGACTAAACTTTGAGCTCTTGCCCTTTGGTAGCGGAAGGAGAATGTGCCCAGGCATTGGCATGGGTATGGCTTTGGTACATTTGACTCTTATCAATCTTCTTTACCGTTTCGATTGGAAGCTTCCGGAAGGAATGGAGATAGAAGATGTCGATCTTGAAGAATCCTATGGACTTGTTTGTCCTAAGAAGGTTCCACTTAAGATTGTCCCCGTCCTTACCCAATGGAGTTGA
- the LOC104706839 gene encoding cytochrome P450 71B12-like, translating to MSFWWYIIAFFLSSMLIIKMTRVNKKNLPPGPPRLPIIGNLHQLGSKPHRSMFKLSEKYGPLMSLKFGSVSTVVASTPETVKEVLKTFDLDCCSRPYLTYPARMTHNYKDLAFSFYNKYWREVRKMTVVELYTAKRVKSFQYIREEEVSSFVQFLKESASLGKPVDFNQKLVKLSGNVICKVAFGITLTGSKLENTFEEVVLGTMEVVGSFAAADYFPVVGKIIDRVTGLHSKCENVFKALDSFFDQSIKHHQEDECVDDDIIALLLKMEKGETGLGEFQLTRNHLQGILLNLLLAGTDTAANTVTWAMTHLITNPRVMKKVQAEMREVIKNKDDITEEAIERLEYLKMVIKETFRINPVVPLLIPREASKDIKIGGYDIPKKTWIHVNVWAVHRNPNVWKDPEAFIPERFMDSEIDYKGLNFELLPFGSGRRVCPGIGMGMALVHLALINLLYRFDWKLPEGMKIEDVDLEESYGLVSPKKIPLELVPILTQWT from the exons ATGAGTTTCTGGTGGTATATCATTGCCTTCTTCCTTTCATCTATGTTGATTATAAAGATGACGAGAGTGAACAAGAAGAATCTACCTCCTGGACCACCAAGACTTCCTATAATTGGAAACTTGCACCAACTCGGATCAAAACCTCACCGTTCCATGTTCAAATTATCCGAAAAATATGGACCCCTAATGTCTCTGAAGTTTGGGAGTGTGTCCACTGTTGTGGCATCTACACCAGAGACAGTGAAGGAAGTCTTAAAAACGTTTGATCTAGATTGTTGTTCGCGACCTTATCTGACTTATCCTGCAAGAATGACACACAATTACAAAGatcttgcattttctttctATAACAAATATTGGAGGGAAGTACGAAAGATGACTGTTGTCGAGCTCTACACTGCAAAAAGGGTAAAATCATTTCAAtatataagagaagaagaagtttcatcCTTTGTCCAATTCCTCAAAGAGTCTGCTTCGTTGGGAAAACCAGTTGACTTCAACCAAAAGTTAGTGAAACTCTCTGGGAATGTGATTTGTAAAGTTGCATTTGGGATAACTCTCACAGGGAGCAAACTTGAGAATACTTTTGAGGAAGTTGTTTTAGGAACCATGGAGGTGGTAGGGAGCTTTGCAGCAGCGGATTACTTCCCAGTTGTTGGTAAAATCATCGATAGGGTCACAGGATTACATAGCAAATGTGAGAATGTTTTCAAGGCACTGGATTCGTTTTTCGATCAATCTATAAAGCATCACCAAGAAGATGAATGTGTCGATGATGATATCATTGCTTTGCTTCTCAAGATGGAAAAGGGAGAAACTGGGCTGGGAGAGTTTCAACTAACTCGAAACCACCTCCAAGGAATTCTTCTG AACCTTCTTCTTGCGGGAACGGACACTGCTGCCAACACCGTGACATGGGCGATGACACATTTGATTACAAACCCAAGAGTTATGAAGAAAGTGCAAGCGGAGATGAGAGAAGTgatcaaaaacaaagatgatatcACCGAAGAGGCTATAGAACGACTCGAGTATTTGAAAATGGTCATTAAAGAAACATTTAGGATAAACCCAGTTGTGCCACTACTAATCCCAAGAGAGGCTTCAAAAGATATTAAGATTGGAGGTTACGACATTCCAAAGAAAACTTGGATCCATGTCAACGTATGGGCTGTTCACAGGAATCCAAATGTTTGGAAAGATCCGGAAGCTTTCATCCCGGAGAGGTTTATGGATAGCGAGATTGACTATAAAGGTCTAAATTTTGAGCTCTTGCCCTTTGGTAGCGGAAGGAGAGTGTGCCCAGGTATAGGAATGGGTATGGCTTTGGTACATTTGGCTCTTATCAATCTTCTTTACCGTTTCGACTGGAAGCTTCCTGAAGGAATGAAGATTGAAGATGTTGATCTTGAAGAATCGTATGGACTTGTTAGTCCTAAGAAAATTCCACTTGAGCTTGTCCCCATCCTTACCCAATGGACTTAA